From the Streptomyces sp. SN-593 genome, the window CCGGACTGGGGTTCGCCCTCGCCGAGCAGGCCCGGCTGACCGGCGAGAGGTCCGCCCGGGCCGACGCGGTCCGCGGCGCGCGGGGGCTGTTCAAGTTCGCGGTGCCCCACCCGACCGGGGTGCGCTTCCTCGGGGACCAGCTCATGCGCTTCAGCGCGGACCTGTGGAGCGGCTCGGCGGGGATACTGCTCTTCCTGACGCAGTTGCTGGACCCCGCGCCCGACCCGCTGTTCACCGTGGACGCGCTCAGCGGCGCGCACGCCCGTACCCCAGCGGCCAGGTGAGGTGCCGATGAGCGTGGAGAAGACCGACGGAACGAACGGGTCGCCCACGGGCGACGCGCCCGCCGCCGACCCGCCGGACGGCGCCTCGGCGGGCTGGGCCGCCACCCGCGACGTCAACCTCTACTGGTGCGGGCAGACCGCCTCCGCGTTCGGCTCGGTCTTCACCACGATCGCGCTGCCGGTGGTGGCGGTGGTGCACCTCAACGCCTCGGCCGGGGCCATCGGCCTGATCAGCGCCGCCGCGACCGCGCCGATCCTGCTGCTCGGCTTCCCGGCGGGCGCGCTCGCCGACCGCCTCGCCCACCCGCGCCGCGCGCTGATCCTGCTCGACCTGATCTGCGCGGCGGCCGTCGGTGTCGTCGCCCTCGGGCTGGCCGCCGGCGCCGTCTCGCTGCTCTGGCTGGGCCTGCTGTGCGCCATCATGGGCGCCACGTCCACGCTCTCCATGTCGGTGTACTTCCTGCACCTGCGCCAACTCGTCGGCCCGGACGGGATCGGCGGCGCCCGCGCCCGGCTCCAGGCCGGGCAGTACGGCGCCGCGCTCGTCGGCCGCCTGCTCGCCGGACCCGCGATCGCGCTGCTCGGCGCGGCCGCCGCGCTCTCCGTCGACGTGGCCAGCTACCTGCTCAGCGCCGCGGCCCTGGTCACCATGCGCTCGACCGACCTGGTCCCGCGCGGGCCCGCGCCCTCGGTGCTCACCTCGCTGCGCGGCGCGATGGCGGGGCTGCGGCTGTTCACCGGCGACGGCTTCCACCGCGCGCTGGGCGTGTTCATCGTGGTGCCGGCCGCGGCCCTGGCCGGTGTCACCGCGCTGACCGGACCGTTCCTGCTGCGGGTCATCCACCTGCCGACCGCCGCCTACGGCTCGCTCTTCGCGCTGTCGGGGCTGATGGGGCTGTCGGGCTCCGCCGTCGCCGGGCGGGTGCTGGCACCGGGCCGGGACGCCCGGCGGGTGCTGCTGGGCGGCTTCACCGCCGCCATGATCTGCAGCCTGCTGCTGCCGCTGTCCGGCGGTCC encodes:
- a CDS encoding MFS transporter, producing the protein MSVEKTDGTNGSPTGDAPAADPPDGASAGWAATRDVNLYWCGQTASAFGSVFTTIALPVVAVVHLNASAGAIGLISAAATAPILLLGFPAGALADRLAHPRRALILLDLICAAAVGVVALGLAAGAVSLLWLGLLCAIMGATSTLSMSVYFLHLRQLVGPDGIGGARARLQAGQYGAALVGRLLAGPAIALLGAAAALSVDVASYLLSAAALVTMRSTDLVPRGPAPSVLTSLRGAMAGLRLFTGDGFHRALGVFIVVPAAALAGVTALTGPFLLRVIHLPTAAYGSLFALSGLMGLSGSAVAGRVLAPGRDARRVLLGGFTAAMICSLLLPLSGGPLPLAAFCAAMGIGLPIFFGAIANVAVSSVLVASMSEETLGRAMAALQVCVATAGLVGALGSGVLGDWLGVRGALWAMGLLALGGIVLSLPPALRAARVAADVPEPEPAPV